From the Coffea eugenioides isolate CCC68of chromosome 1, Ceug_1.0, whole genome shotgun sequence genome, the window ggaccacagtacaagtctccaatattccaagcttattgtgctactacgcggataaaatctccaagtactattcactatttttactaaacgcgctccaggaaattaatttttagaacgagccactttaaaaatataacgaagttatattaccatgtatttaagtctaataagactagaaaatattcctcgtggtaaaaatccaattaaataatttattaagccataaattaggcataaaataatagtttttacgagtcctcacagttagagacgtgagagaccggaccgACAATATTTTGACAGAGTGTGAGGACTTAATAGAGGAGGTGGTGCAGAACTTAGCTGAGGAGGGTCGAGGGAATGCGGTCCCCAGTGATCCTGAAGAGGATCCCGAGAAGGATCCTGAAAAAACCCTGAGGAGGAGCCGGCTGCACCTGCGGAGGAGACAGAGTCGATTGGATCAGTGACTGACTAGACTAGGAATCTAGGGTTTAGGGATTTTGTGAGGTAGTTAGGGACATAGTGGGATGGCATgtcatcttttgtttttgaatttgacgtgttaagcttgatgtatctagtgcttgcttttgttctatgttccttggctGGTATAAGCCTTTGACTTGACTAGGTTGGCATGTACAGCACTTTCTAACTTGTTATATGACTCattttgctatgtatataaaggaAATGTTATTTGAAATGAGTTTTATTGCCTCTGCTTTATGATTTGGACAAGTTTTATTTGAGCTAtactttattttgtttatatttagATAGTTGATTAGTCAAGAAGCATGgaaggtagaagaagtcaagatCGGGGAGCTACTCGAAGGCGCGGTTCTAACCATGGCCGTGGGGCTAGACAGGCACAGGAACTTgtgcaagaaccgagagaggagagggaggcaacggttgagccacaacctggaccACGAGTGGAAGGAGGGATCAGGTGGCaacggcaattcaacaaatgaccaatattcttGCTCGACTGGTAGAGCagcagggtcaagcccctgttaATCAACCTAGAGACCCTGAAATGATGCAAGATAGGGCCctagagagatttcaaaagtttttccctcctaaGTTCCTTGGAGGGCCAGACCCTGAAGTAGCTGAGAGGTGATTAGAAATGATGATCAATATATTCGCTGCTTTAAACTATGTGGAGGATAGGTAGGTGCATTTTGCtatctttcagtttgagggacCAGCtagagcctggtggaatgtggtTAGGGCTAAGTGGGAGAGGGATGGAACGgcatggacctggttaaatTTCGTgcgtgagtttaatgagaaatatctCCCACCGATAGTCCAGGAGAAGAGGGAAGACGATTTCATTAAGCTCCGTCAAGGAACCCTAAGTGtatctgagtatgagactcagttcactAAATTATCGAAGTTTGCTCCCGAGTTGATAGCTATGGAGCAAAGGAGGGTAAGGAGATTTGTACAGGGACTCAATGTAGAAATACAGGAGGCCTTGGTTGCGGCCCAAATTAACACTTTTACGGAGGTTTTAAAGAAAGCCTAGAGAATAGAAATTGCCAGGGCACAAGTAAGGACTTTCCATGCAAAATGGAGAGGTGTACCTGGTGAAAACCAGGGGCAGGCACATAGTGATCGAAACATGCCACCTCCTAAAGATGGTCGAGGAGTTGGAGGTGGAAGCCTTATGGATACATCTAGGGGAGTTACTCCGAGAGGAGCCCCAGGGGGAAGGGGACAAGCGAGAGATGCCTCGCAGGGAGGCCAGATATTCGCCCTCGAACATCTTGTGGGTACTATGGAAAATTTAACCATACCAAggataattgctggaaaaaGACTCGAAAGTGCTTAAGGTGTGGAAGTACTAAGCACCAAATCCCCAATTGCCCCCTTATTAGTGATGCTCAGTCAGCTAGCAAATCAAACCCGAAGCCGACCAATGTAGGAGGGACCAGGTCAAGGGTGCCAGCCAGAGTGTACTCTTTGGACCAACAATCGATACCTGATCCATcggaggtagtggaaggtacaATTCCTGTTTTTCATcgtttagccaaaattttgatagaccctggTGCAACCCATTCTTTTGTTAGCCCCACATTTATGTTTGGAATTGATGTGAAAGCCGAAAGGCTACCATATGACCCAGAAATGAAATCACCTACGGATAACCAATCTTTACTTGCCAACGAGATGTATAGGAACTGTGACATTTGGGTTGGTGAGCAAAAATTAGTAGTTGACCTTATAAGTCTAGCCATTAAGGAGTACGACGTTATTTTAGgaatggattggctagctcattatcatgctcgggtagattgtCGTATGAAGGTGGTTGAGTTTTGCATACCGGGTGAGGCAACTCTAAAACTAGACGTGAGGAGTATTGTAGCCTCATCTGCCCTTATTTAGAAAATTGCTTTGTAGCTGGGCACGGGGGTATCTGGCTTTTCTAGTTAACACCCTAGGAGAAAAGAGTAAGCTAGAAGATACAGCGGTGATAAATGAATATCCAGACATGTTCCCAGAGGAGTTGGTGTCTTTGCCACCTGAAAGAGAGATTGAGTTTAAGATTGATTTAGCACCTAGAACTAATCCCATGTCAAAAAAcccttatcgaatggcaccCGTGGAACTTAAGGAGTTAAAATTTCAATTGCAAGACTTGCTAGAACCGGAATTTATAAATGAGAGCGAGTCGCCATGGGGCGCTCCAGTACTATTTGTCAAAAAGAAGGACGAGCGTTGAAGGTTGTGCATTGATTATCAAGGGTTGAATGCAgtaaccattaagaataaatatcctttgccccacattgatgcgTTGTTTGACCAATTACAAGGGGCTATGGTGTTTTCGAAGTTGGATCTCTGACAAGAATATTACCAATTGAAAATTAGGAAagaggatgtgccaaaaactgcctttaacactcgatatgggcattttgagtttgcagtgatACCTTTTGGCCAAACCAATGCTCTAGCGGCATTCATGGATCTAATACATCGAGTGTTTAAACACTATTTGGATAGGTTTGTGGtggtatttattgatgatatcctagtataCTCTAAGACAAGGGAggagcatgagcaacacttgaGAATGGTATTGCAGACCCTAAGAGAGCACTAGTTGTTTACTAAGTTTAGCAAATGCGAATTTTGGCTAGAGAAAGTGGCGTTCCTAGGCCATATAATTTTAAAAGATGGACTTACGGTAGACCCGACTAAAGTGGAAGCAGTTGCCAAATGGAAACGGCTGGAGAATCCTACGGAAGTTCGAAGCTTTTTAGGTCTAACGGGGTACTACCGTCGGTTTATAAAGAATTTCTCAAGAATTGCGGGACCCCTAATGAATttgaccaagaaacaagggaaataTATTTCggatgttaagtgtgaaacaagTTTCCAGGagcttaagaagcaattgaccaTGGCACCAGTGTTAGCTTTGTCGAATGGGAAGGATAGCTATACGGTGTATACTGATGCTTCGAGAGAAGAATTACggtgtgttttaatgcaaaataggaatgtaATTGCCTATACTTCTCGGAAATTAAAATCGCATGAGCAAAACTACCCAACCCATGACTTAGAGCTTGCGGCAGTTGTATTTTCTTTGAAGAAGTGGCGGCATTATCT encodes:
- the LOC113768540 gene encoding uncharacterized protein LOC113768540 gives rise to the protein MPPPKDGRGVGGGSLMDTSRGVTPRGAPGGRGQARDASQGGQIFALEHLVDPGATHSFVSPTFMFGIDVKAERLPYDPEMKSPTDNQSLLANEMYRNCDIWVGEQKLVVDLISLAIKEYDVILGMDWLAHYHARVDCRMKVVEFCIPVNTLGEKSKLEDTAVINEYPDMFPEELVSLPPEREIEFKIDLAPRTNPMSKNPYRMAPVELKELKFQLQDLLEPEFINESESPWGAPVLFVKKKDER